The following coding sequences lie in one Arachis hypogaea cultivar Tifrunner chromosome 9, arahy.Tifrunner.gnm2.J5K5, whole genome shotgun sequence genomic window:
- the LOC112710988 gene encoding LOW QUALITY PROTEIN: DEAD-box ATP-dependent RNA helicase 6 (The sequence of the model RefSeq protein was modified relative to this genomic sequence to represent the inferred CDS: substituted 2 bases at 2 genomic stop codons) — translation MTEVSPPFVKQEGSNSDSFPDSSTAGNEYRALRRKYLLLEDESFLLGKELRELALQTSQVCKELGKHLKIQVMVTTGGTSLKDDILRLYQPVYLLVGTPGRIWDLAKKGVCVLKDSAMLVMDEADKLLFLEFQPSIQQLIHFLPXHXQILMFSATFPFTVKDFKDRYLQKPYAINLMDELTLKGITQYYAFVEERQKVHCLNTLFSKVLIFGFVLICICTLASPIT, via the exons ATGACTGAAGTCTCACCACCTTTTGTAAAACAAGAGGGTTCCAACTCAGATTCTTTTCCAGATTCCTCTACAGCTGGAAATGAATACCGAGCATTGAGGCGGAAGTATCTGTTGCTGGAGGATGAGAGCTTTTTATTAGGGAAAGAGCTAAGAGAGTTAGCTTTGCAAACATCTCAAGTGTGCAAAGAACTTGGAAAGCACTTGAAAATTCAAGTGATGGTTACAACTGGTGGTACTAGCCTGAAAGATGATATCTTACGCTTATATCAACCAGTTTATTTACTAGTTGGGACTCCTGGAAGGATATGGGATCTCGCTAAAAAGGGTGTTTGCGTTCTGAAAGATTCCGCAATGCTTGTTATGGATGAG GCTGATAAGCTTTTGTTCCTAGAATTCCAGCCTTCTATACAGCAGCTGATTCATTTTCTTCCTTAACACTGACAAATTCTAATGTTTTCAGCAACATTTCCTTTTACTGTAAAAGACTTCAAAGATAGGTATCTTCAAAAGCCATATGCCATTAACCTTATGGATGAGCTAACCTTGAAGGGTATCACACAGTATTATGCATTTGTCGAAGAGAGACAGAAGGTTCACTGTCTGAATACACTATTTTCTAAGGTTTTGATTTTTGGCTTTGTACTGATATGTATCTGCACTCTAGCATCCCCTATAACATAG